A genomic window from Aquila chrysaetos chrysaetos chromosome 9, bAquChr1.4, whole genome shotgun sequence includes:
- the CMTR2 gene encoding cap-specific mRNA (nucleoside-2'-O-)-methyltransferase 2, with product MNKCKKPYVDQTANLEKFSPEILSEIEKLFAKKFTYTKPVNNEWQLPDPSDAFTCNHKEFNSLLALKNSMNEVKNQLSDKNLDKWHQHTSFTNKAGKIIPHVKKSVNAELCTQAWCKFHEILCSFPLLPEEALQDGELNSVHLCEAPGAFIASLNHYLKSHHVPCDWNWVANTLNPYHEANDTLMMIMDDRLIANTLPWWYFGPDNTGDVMTLKHLTGLQNFVSNMATVHLVTADGSFDCQGNPGEQEALVSPLHYCETVTALMILGAGGSFVLKMFTLFEHSSTNLLFLLNCSFEEVHVFKPATSKAGNSEAYVICLRYMGRESIHLLLSKMIQNFGTEMVNKALFPQHMLPESFLKIHEECCMFFHKCQVETISENIHLFERMEEAEQMKLNKLRDCAVEFFMQRLHMKPIARNNWLVKKSQTGCSMNAKWFGQRNKYFNTYNERKMLETLTWNDKVAKGCFNHWAEEHSLNNAGKMCILEGSSSNLECSLWYILEGKRLPVVKRSPFCDGQVFENLNEAMNELVGGRLKSRQMLQICHSCEVLPGELILAEVSDLSRRHQEVLNERCSDQFKCLVVDFPSLCDTENQPSMEIKLLDSATLLTFSFSLLYDGEPKYQQQLLECVLHSLNQLTMGDALILPILSCFTRFTAGLVFVLHCCFRYITFACPTSHEPLRTSTALLCVGYRGLPNPVVEYLQHLKKLMSSLLDTDSPQQVLQFVPMEVLLQGKLLEFLWDLNTAIAKRQLHLIVQAKQQQMTSNISLKNNSRVE from the coding sequence ATGAACAAATGTAAGAAGCCTTATGTTGACCAGACTGCAAACCTTGAAAAGTTCAGTCctgaaattctttctgaaattgaGAAGCTCTTTGCGAAGAAGTTTACTTACACTAAGCCAGTGAATAATGAATGGCAGCTACCAGATCCCAGTGATGCTTTTACATGCAATCACAAGGAATTCAACTCACTCCTGGCTCTGAAGAACTCTATGAATGAAGTGAAGAATCAACTGAGTGATAAGAATCTGGATAAATGGCACCAGCACACCTCGTTTACCAATAAAGCGGGGAAAATAATTCCTCATGTGAAGAAATCTGTGAATGCTGAGCTGTGTACCCAGGCGTGGTGCAAGTTTCACGAGATCCTGTgcagttttcctcttctccctgaaGAAGCTCTTCAGGATGGAGAACTGAATTCTGTCCATCTCTGTGAAGCACCTGGAGCTTTTATAGCCAGTCTCAATCACTACTTGAAATCCCACCATGTCCCTTGTGACTGGAATTGGGTAGCTAATACTCTAAACCCCTATCATGAAGCAAACGACACCCTGATGATGATCATGGATGACCGTCTTATAGCAAATACGTTGCCGTGGTGGTACTTTGGCCCGGATAACACTGGTGATGTGATGACATTGAAACATCTAACAGGACTTCAGAACTTTGTAAGTAATATGGCCACAGTTCACTTGGTAACTGCTGATGGCAGCTTTGATTGCCAGGGAAATCCAGGTGAACAGGAGGCTCTTGTCTCACCCCTTCATTACTGTGAAACGGTCACTGCTTTAATGATCCTAGGCGCTGGAGGATCCTTTGTTTTGAAGATGTTTACGCTGTTTGAACACAGTTCTACCAATCTGCTCTTTCTGCTAAACTGCTCTTTTGAGGAGGTCCATGTCTTTAAGCCAGCCACTAGCAAAGCTGGAAACTCGGAGGCCTATGTGATTTGTCTTCGTTATATGGGCAGAGAAAGCATTCATCTGCTGCTTTCTAAGATGATACAGAACTTTGGAACAGAAATGGTCAACAAAGCACTTTTTCCCCAGCATATGCTGCCAgaatcttttcttaaaatacatgaagagTGTTGCATGTTCTTCCACAAGTGCCAGGTAGAGACTATCTCTGAGAATATCCATCTCTTTGAGCGCAtggaagaagcagagcagaTGAAACTGAACAAGTTAAGAGATTGTGCAGTAGAGTTCTTCATGCAAAGACTTCATATGAAACCCATTGCCAGAAATAACTGGCTTGTCAAGAAATCTCAGACTGGTTGCAGCATGAATGCAAAATGGTTtgggcaaagaaacaaatattttaatacgTACAATGAAAGGAAGATGCTGGAAACCCTGACATGGAATGATAAAGTGGCAAAGGGCTGTTTTAATCACTGGGCTGAAGAACATAGTTTAAACAATGCTGGTAAAATGTGCATCTTGGAAGGATCGTCTTCTAACCTCGAGTGTAGCTTGTGGtacattttggaaggaaaaagactaCCAGTGGTAAAACGTTCTCCGTTTTGTGATGGTCAAGTCTTCGAAAATCTTAATGAAGCTATGAATGAATTGGTGGGGGGGAGGCTGAAAAGCAGACAAATGCTGCAGATTTGTCACTCCTGTGAAGTTCTTCCTGGGGAACTGATACTGGCAGAAGTGTCTGATCTTTCCCGGAGACATCAGGAAGTCCTAAATGAAAGATGTAGTGACCAATTCAAGTGCCTTGTGGTAGACTTTCCATCCCTCTGTGATACTGAAAACCAACCCAGTATGGAAATAAAGCTCCTGGACTCGGCCACACTGCTGACTTTTAGCTTCTCTTTGCTTTATGATGGGGAACCAAAGTACCAGCAACAGCTTTTGGAGTGTGTTCTGCATTCATTGAATCAGCTTACAATGGGAGATGCATTGATTTTGCCtattctttcttgttttacacGCTTCACAGCTGGCCTGGTCTTTGTACTGCATTGCTGTTTCAGATATATCACGTTTGCTTGTCCGACCTCCCATGAACCACTAAGGACTAGCACTGCTTTGCTGTGTGTTGGTTACCGAGGCCTCCCAAATCCAGTTGTTGAATATCTGCAGCATCTGAAGAAACTAATGAGCTCTTTATTAGATACGGACTCTCCCCAGCAAGTTTTGCAGTTTGTGCCTATGGAGGTTCTCCTCCAGGGCAAACTGTTGGAGTTCTTATGGGATTTGAACACAGCCATTGCAAAGAGACAACTCCACTTGATTGTGCAAgctaagcagcagcaaatgacTAGTAATATTTCACTAAAGAATAATTCTAGAGTTGAGTGA
- the LOC115346418 gene encoding purine nucleoside phosphorylase, whose amino-acid sequence MAYAEEDRNSYEAYKETADWLRARTIQRPKTAIICGSGLGGLADVLDNKTIFPCEDIPHFPRSTVAGHIGRLVFGDLSGQPCVCMQGRFHYYEGYSVSTVTFPIRVFFLLGVEILIVTNAAGGLNPHFQVGDIMFIRDHISMLGLGGQNPLRGPNDERFGVRFPCMSDAYEQDLLSLAMESAQELGFLSFVREGVYCLQAGPSYETIAECRALHALGGDAVGMSTVPEVIVARHCGLRVLGISLITNKAVMNYNSQEKANHEEVLRISVVRAEALQKLVTHLIGKLGENTNSP is encoded by the exons atggccTATGCTGAGGAAGACAG AAATAGCTATGAGGCATACAAGGAAACAGCGGATTGGTTACGTGCCCGTACCATCCAGCGCCCGAAGACTGCCATCATCTGCGGATCTGGACTGGGAGGTCTGGCCGATGTGTTGGATAACAAGACAATCTTTCCGTGTGAGGACATCCCTCACTTCCCACGGAGCACAG TTGCAGGGCACATTGGCAGATTGGTGTTTGGGGACCTGAGCGGACAGCCCTGCGTGTGTATGCAGGGACGTTTCCACTATTATGAAGGATACTCTGTCAGCACG GTCACCTTTCCCATCAGGGTCTTCTTTCTCCTGGGGGTGGAGATCTTGATTGTCACAAATGCTGCTGGGGGACTGAATCCCCACTTCCAAGTTGGGGACATCATGTTCATTAGAGATCACATCAGCATGCTCGGCTTGGGAGGGCAGAATCCACTGCGTGGACCAAACGATGAGAG GTTTGGAGTGAGGTTTCCCTGCATGTCAGATGCTTATGAACAAGATCTGCTCAGCCTAGCAATGGAGAGTGCACAGGAGCTGGGCTTTCTGAGCTTCGTCCGAGAAGGAGTGTACTGTCTGCAGGCCGGTCCCTCCTATGAAACTATTGCCGAGTGCCGTGCGCTGCATGCGCTGGGAGGGGATGCTGTAG GCATGAGCACTGTCCCAGAAGTAATTGTAGCCAGGCATTGTGGCCTCCGAGTACTTGGGATCTCCCTCATCACCAACAAAGCGGTGATGAACTACAACAGTCAAGAGAAAGCCAACCACGAGGAAGTGCTGCGCATCTCGGTGGTCCGGGCTGAAGCCCTGCAGAAACTGGTCACGCACCTCATTGGCAAGCTGGGGGAAAACACAAACTCTCCGTGA